Within the Spirochaetota bacterium genome, the region GGGGCCACCTCACCCTATTCCCGAAAATACTAATCGCAACCCTGGATGTTTAAAGTCAACATCTTTGGCAGCTTCAATTATTTTTTGTTTAGCTTGATCTGTTATAATTATATTCATGAGCTTTCCTTTAAATAATTTATGTAATTATAAAATACTTAATATTTTTAAAATTTCAAAGAATTTTTTTTAATTATGAACACTATTTATTCCTAATTAGCCTTTTATATTACTAATTATTCAATGCTTTGCTCATACATTGATATTTTGGGGATAATTTATGATTTTATATGCTTAATCGTCAAGTTGTTAAAGCACATACATCGGTCAATTAAACATAGAATTAGTTATTATTTGAATTATTCTGCGTAATACTTAATTCAATAAAAACATTGTGAAGAATTATATATCTGTAATTGAGACATTGATGTTACAGTTTGCAATTAAAAAGCGTAAGCCAGTCAAGGATGTATTTACACTCAATTGGATACCACATTTTGTTATAGTTGACATATGTGGTATAGTGTGGTATTATCAAATCACTTGATGGAGTCAGTATATAAATGTGTTGATAGTATGTTATCTATAGAAATTGAAAGCCTGAAAAAAATTAAAGAGAAGTTATTGCACATGTTTGGTACCCGTATTGTATATATGTATGCATTTGGTTCACGTGTGCGGGGTGATTTTAATTTCGATTCTGATTTTGATATTCTTATTGTAGTTAACAAAAAAACACCAGAACTTGAGGAGGCGATAGTTACTGTAATAACAGAAGAAGAATTACAGCATAATGTGTCATTCACTCCAATTATAAAAGATATTCAGGCGTTTGAAATGGAAAAAAAATTTAATAGTCCATTTTATCAGAATATAATAAACGAGGGTATATTGCTATGACATTATCTCCTGATGATAAAAAGCTTTAAGCTACTTTAGGCTTCAGAAAGCTAAAGAGTTTTTACAAGATGCAAAAAAAAATTATGATGAAGGAAGATACAAAACCTCTGTGAATAGAAGCTATTATGCTGTGCTCAATGCTGCACGTGCACTTTTGATTCTTGAAGGTGCAAATCCAGTAACACATGATGGAGTTATCACGCTATTACGTTTGCGATTTGTGAAAAATGAAATTTTGCCTCAAGAAACAATAAAGCACTTCAAACTGCTGCTTTCACGTCGAACTGATGTTGATTATGGTGATTTTGACACCATTGATAAAGATGATGCACTGGATTCGTATAATAAAGCAGCATCGTTTATTGAAGCTATTAAAAAGGCAAAGGAAAATATCATACTATGAGCATTTCTGCATCATAGATTAATTGACAGTAACTATCGCCAAAAAAATTAATACACTATATCCAGCACTTCTTCAAAATAGCTCACAAAGCGTGCATCTACCCCTTTTTTAATGTGCTCAGGCAATTCGTCAAAATCCTTTTTGTTTTCGGCAGGGTATATTATTGTTTTTACCTTTGCTCGTTTTGCGGCGATAGTTTTTTCTTTTACGCCGCCAATAGGAAGCACCCTTCCTGTTATGGTGAGCTCACCTGTCATTGCAACGCTCTTTTTAATGGGCTTATTTTTGGCTAGCGAATACAGTGCGGTTGCCATAGTGATTCCCGCCGAAGGACCATCTTTTGGTGTGGCTCCCGCAGGCACATGGAGGTGTATAAAATGGTTTTCAAAAAAATCGGGGTCAATGCCAAACTGTTTGACCTTTGAACGGATATATGAATATGCAATCTCGGTTGATTCTTTCATGACATTGCCAAGCTGACCAGTTTGGGTAAATCCCTTTGTTTTTGAAGGAATAGCTGTTGCT harbors:
- a CDS encoding nucleotidyltransferase domain-containing protein, with protein sequence MLSIEIESLKKIKEKLLHMFGTRIVYMYAFGSRVRGDFNFDSDFDILIVVNKKTPELEEAIVTVITEEELQHNVSFTPIIKDIQAFEMEKKFNSPFYQNIINEGILL